The following proteins are co-located in the Brevibacillus laterosporus DSM 25 genome:
- the murG gene encoding undecaprenyldiphospho-muramoylpentapeptide beta-N-acetylglucosaminyltransferase, with product MRVVLTGGGTGGHIYPALAVAKEILRHEPQAAFLYIGTHKGLESTIVPKFNIPFQAVEIAGFKRKLSFDNVRTIMKFIRAVSDSKRMLKEFKPDVVIGTGGYVCGPVVYAAAKLGIPTIIHEQNIVPGITNKFLSRYVKQIAVSFEESLPFFPQAKTSFIGNPRATEVIHSDPSKGRSMLGLPRDKKIVLVVGGSRGAKAINEVTLASLAQFHTYSDCHFVYVTGAVHYESINERVEQMTNRPSNFTLVPYVDHMPDLLAATHVIINRAGASFLAEITALGIPSILIPSPYVTNNHQEKNARGLERAGAAAVIVEKELTSTKLMSTLHSMLTDEQKWSNMQKASLSLGMPEAASSLYQQIVKVVNR from the coding sequence ATGAGAGTCGTGTTAACAGGGGGAGGAACTGGAGGACACATCTATCCGGCGCTTGCGGTTGCAAAAGAAATTTTGCGTCATGAACCGCAAGCTGCCTTTTTGTATATCGGTACCCATAAAGGGTTGGAATCTACTATTGTCCCCAAATTTAACATTCCCTTTCAAGCAGTAGAGATAGCAGGCTTTAAGCGAAAACTCTCTTTTGATAATGTGCGCACAATCATGAAGTTTATACGTGCTGTCTCTGATTCAAAACGGATGCTAAAAGAATTTAAACCAGACGTTGTTATTGGTACAGGCGGATATGTTTGTGGACCAGTTGTGTACGCAGCAGCAAAGCTTGGTATTCCGACGATTATTCATGAACAAAATATTGTACCTGGTATTACAAATAAATTTTTATCTCGTTATGTGAAGCAGATAGCAGTCTCTTTTGAGGAGTCCTTGCCATTTTTTCCACAGGCAAAAACAAGCTTTATTGGTAATCCGCGAGCTACGGAAGTCATACATAGCGATCCTAGTAAAGGAAGAAGCATGCTAGGACTACCACGCGATAAAAAGATAGTGCTAGTTGTTGGGGGGAGTCGTGGGGCTAAAGCGATCAACGAGGTGACGCTCGCATCACTAGCTCAGTTTCATACGTATTCTGACTGCCACTTTGTCTATGTAACGGGTGCTGTTCATTATGAATCGATTAATGAACGTGTTGAGCAAATGACAAATCGACCAAGCAACTTTACGTTGGTTCCATACGTCGATCATATGCCAGACCTACTTGCAGCAACGCATGTGATCATCAATCGAGCAGGAGCCTCTTTTTTAGCAGAAATCACGGCACTTGGCATACCGTCGATTCTCATTCCATCTCCGTATGTAACGAATAATCACCAGGAGAAAAATGCACGAGGATTAGAAAGAGCCGGTGCGGCAGCCGTCATAGTCGAAAAAGAGTTAACATCAACAAAACTGATGTCCACGCTTCATAGCATGTTGACAGACGAACAAAAGTGGAGCAATATGCAAAAGGCGTCACTCTCATTAGGAATGCCAGAAGCTGCAAGTAGTCTTTATCAACAGATAGTAAAAGTAGTAAATCGCTAA
- the spoVE gene encoding stage V sporulation protein E, giving the protein MSKVRSAPDFVIVFVTLLLLGIGIVMVYSASAVFAQHKFQDPYFFTKRQIIFAILGIVSMYVMMNIDYWVWKKWAKVGFIISMALLVVVLIIGREVNGSKSWLGFGSFGIQPGEFAKFGVAAFLARWLSDNQKNIVYFKKGLFPALIIPVACFGLIMLQPDLGTGSVLMGMAVLMIFASGARISHFIGLGMIGVAGFVGLILSAPYRMARITSFLDPWSDPLGSGYQIIQSLYAIGPGGLLGLGLGESRQKFSYLPEPYNDFIFSIISEELGFVGGTLVLLLFLLLLWRGMRVAITAPDLFGNLLALAIIGMIGIQVTINVGVVTGMFPVTGITLPFLSYGGSSLTLMLTQVGILLNISRFSR; this is encoded by the coding sequence ATGAGTAAAGTACGTTCTGCCCCTGATTTTGTTATCGTTTTTGTCACTCTGCTCCTGTTAGGAATAGGGATTGTGATGGTTTACAGCGCCAGTGCCGTATTTGCCCAACATAAATTCCAGGACCCGTACTTTTTTACCAAGCGGCAGATCATCTTCGCGATATTGGGTATTGTTTCCATGTATGTGATGATGAATATTGACTATTGGGTATGGAAGAAATGGGCCAAAGTCGGATTTATCATAAGCATGGCGTTGCTCGTTGTGGTTCTGATTATCGGGCGAGAAGTTAATGGTTCAAAAAGTTGGCTTGGATTTGGCTCCTTCGGTATCCAGCCTGGGGAATTTGCCAAATTTGGGGTTGCTGCTTTTTTAGCCAGATGGCTATCGGATAATCAAAAGAATATCGTTTACTTTAAAAAGGGATTGTTTCCTGCATTGATAATCCCAGTTGCATGTTTCGGGTTAATTATGTTACAACCTGATTTAGGGACTGGAAGCGTGTTGATGGGTATGGCGGTTCTAATGATTTTTGCCTCTGGAGCAAGAATAAGTCATTTCATCGGGTTGGGGATGATTGGTGTCGCTGGTTTTGTTGGATTGATTCTTTCAGCACCATATCGAATGGCCCGGATTACCTCATTTCTTGATCCATGGTCAGATCCATTAGGCTCGGGGTATCAAATCATTCAGTCACTATATGCAATTGGGCCAGGCGGTCTGTTAGGACTTGGATTGGGAGAGAGCAGGCAAAAGTTTTCCTACTTACCTGAGCCTTATAATGACTTTATTTTCTCCATTATTTCTGAGGAATTAGGCTTTGTTGGCGGGACGCTGGTGCTGTTATTATTCTTGCTGCTGTTATGGCGAGGTATGCGAGTAGCGATTACTGCTCCTGACCTGTTTGGGAATTTGTTAGCTCTTGCTATTATCGGCATGATCGGTATCCAAGTAACGATTAATGTAGGCGTTGTAACGGGGATGTTTCCTGTAACGGGGATTACCCTGCCATTTTTAAGTTACGGTGGTTCCTCGTTAACGCTAATGCTTACACAGGTAGGCATCTTGCTAAACATCTCCCGCTTTTCCAGATGA
- the murD gene encoding UDP-N-acetylmuramoyl-L-alanine--D-glutamate ligase, with product MDMYKGKLVVVLGLAKSGVAVAKLLHRFGAIVIVNDQKSREEATGYEELEELGVQVITGGHPNDLISKDVALVVKNPGIPYESKPVQQALAMSIPVITEVELAYRLSKAPLIGITGSNGKTTTTTLVGLILHAASVDAIVGGNIGTVLCSLAEEMKQDQYLVAELSSFQLMGTDTFRPHIATILNLYPAHLDYHHSFEEYTKAKCKIFANQTEDDYAVLPYDHEPVMRVCQNIRAKAFYVSIKQEVPCGAFINDGIVYFKNEDGKLDEIMKATEISLPGEFNQENALAAIVMSKLAGADYDAMKHVLRSFSGVEHRLEYVDTIDDVKYYNNSKATNSEAAIRGIEAFEEPVVLIAGGLDRGVDFAELVTPLKTKVKAIVTYGQTSPVLQKRAEEAGIELRFAVDTVDSAVKQAAAIAEANDVVLLSPACASWDMFPSYEVRGSMFKDSVHKLRNKPI from the coding sequence ATGGATATGTATAAAGGAAAGCTCGTTGTTGTATTAGGTCTGGCAAAAAGCGGTGTGGCGGTTGCAAAACTGTTACACCGTTTTGGTGCTATTGTCATCGTAAACGATCAAAAATCACGTGAGGAAGCTACTGGCTATGAAGAGCTGGAAGAGCTAGGGGTACAAGTTATTACTGGTGGACACCCGAATGATCTCATCTCCAAGGATGTAGCATTAGTGGTCAAAAATCCTGGGATTCCTTATGAATCAAAGCCTGTTCAGCAGGCTTTAGCAATGTCGATTCCAGTTATTACAGAGGTAGAGCTAGCCTATCGTTTGTCCAAAGCACCATTAATCGGTATTACTGGCTCTAATGGGAAAACCACGACGACTACCTTAGTAGGACTTATTTTGCATGCAGCTTCAGTGGATGCTATCGTCGGTGGAAACATTGGCACGGTGTTATGTAGTTTGGCGGAAGAGATGAAGCAAGATCAGTATTTAGTGGCTGAATTAAGTAGTTTTCAATTGATGGGGACCGATACGTTCCGTCCTCATATTGCTACGATCTTAAATCTGTATCCAGCGCATCTGGATTATCATCATTCGTTTGAAGAGTATACCAAGGCAAAATGTAAAATTTTTGCCAATCAGACGGAAGACGATTATGCAGTTCTGCCATATGATCATGAACCCGTGATGCGGGTTTGCCAAAACATTCGAGCAAAAGCCTTTTATGTGAGCATTAAACAAGAGGTCCCTTGTGGGGCATTTATCAATGATGGTATTGTCTACTTTAAAAATGAGGATGGCAAGCTAGATGAGATTATGAAAGCTACAGAAATCTCATTGCCTGGAGAATTCAATCAGGAAAATGCACTGGCGGCTATCGTAATGAGTAAATTAGCTGGTGCAGACTATGATGCAATGAAGCATGTATTACGTAGCTTTAGTGGTGTTGAACATCGTTTAGAATATGTTGATACGATTGATGATGTTAAATATTATAACAATTCCAAAGCTACTAACTCCGAAGCTGCTATTCGTGGTATTGAAGCATTTGAGGAGCCGGTTGTCCTTATTGCAGGTGGACTAGACCGGGGAGTAGATTTTGCTGAATTAGTTACACCATTGAAAACCAAAGTAAAAGCAATTGTGACTTATGGGCAAACCTCGCCCGTTTTACAGAAAAGAGCCGAAGAAGCAGGGATTGAACTTCGTTTTGCCGTCGATACTGTAGATAGTGCTGTTAAACAAGCAGCGGCTATCGCGGAAGCGAACGACGTGGTCTTGTTAAGCCCGGCTTGTGCTAGTTGGGATATGTTTCCTTCCTATGAAGTAAGAGGGAGCATGTTTAAGGATAGCGTGCATAAACTTAGAAACAAGCCTATATAA
- the mraY gene encoding phospho-N-acetylmuramoyl-pentapeptide-transferase gives MPFDNVLFITIIAAFLIAVLIGPLFIPMLRRLKFGQSIREEGPKSHQKKAGTPTMGGTIIAMALLLTVLKFSKWNTELLFLIVVTFGYGLIGFLDDFIKIKRKHNLGLTAKQKFLGQILLAIGAYYLLLQMNHPTTLTIPGTSLGIDLGFFYFPFLVFLLVGSTNAVNLTDGLDGLLAGTSAIAFGAYAIIAWNASNMDTAIFSAAVVGSVLGFLVFNAHPARVFMGDTGSLALGGALAGIAIMTKTELLLAIIGIVFVIETLSVIIQVVSFKTRGKRVFRMSPLHHHFELTGWSEWRVVVTFWLVGILFAGLGVYLEVIR, from the coding sequence ATGCCATTTGATAATGTCTTATTTATAACAATCATTGCAGCCTTTCTCATTGCTGTTTTAATTGGTCCGCTGTTTATTCCTATGCTTCGCCGATTAAAGTTTGGTCAAAGCATTCGTGAAGAAGGCCCCAAATCTCACCAGAAAAAAGCGGGAACACCTACTATGGGGGGAACCATCATTGCCATGGCTCTCCTATTAACCGTGTTAAAATTTTCGAAGTGGAACACGGAGTTGTTGTTTTTAATTGTTGTTACGTTTGGATACGGACTTATCGGTTTTCTTGATGACTTCATTAAAATTAAAAGAAAACATAATTTAGGCTTAACTGCGAAGCAAAAGTTCTTAGGCCAAATCCTATTAGCGATTGGTGCTTATTATTTACTATTGCAGATGAATCATCCAACAACGCTGACCATTCCAGGAACATCTTTAGGGATTGATCTGGGATTCTTCTATTTCCCTTTCCTCGTTTTTCTACTCGTGGGAAGTACAAATGCTGTTAACCTTACAGACGGCTTAGATGGATTGCTGGCAGGCACAAGTGCCATTGCTTTTGGAGCCTACGCGATCATTGCTTGGAATGCGTCAAATATGGATACGGCTATCTTCAGTGCAGCTGTGGTTGGCTCTGTTCTGGGCTTCCTCGTGTTTAATGCTCATCCAGCACGGGTATTTATGGGTGATACTGGCTCACTTGCCTTAGGGGGAGCGTTAGCAGGGATTGCGATCATGACCAAAACAGAATTGCTACTGGCGATTATCGGAATTGTTTTTGTCATTGAAACGCTATCGGTTATTATTCAAGTTGTGTCTTTTAAAACTCGCGGAAAACGAGTTTTTCGTATGAGTCCCTTACACCATCATTTTGAGCTAACTGGTTGGTCTGAATGGCGTGTGGTGGTAACATTTTGGCTTGTGGGCATTCTATTTGCCGGATTAGGTGTTTATTTAGAGGTGATACGTTAA
- a CDS encoding UDP-N-acetylmuramoyl-L-alanyl-D-glutamate--2,6-diaminopimelate ligase, with product MLLRELLAPLLVSHIKGDDQVVITGITADSRNVKPGDLFICLSGFTVDGHEFAAQAVEKGAIAIIAEHEIEVDKTVVIVPDSRRAMAFLADRFFGSPSQKLKLIGVTGTNGKTTTTHLIDKILTDQQKKTGLIGTIHMRIGDQIEKVKNTTPDIIDLQSSFRRMLDIHTDYGIMEVSSHALDMGRVHGCDYHTAIFTNMTQDHLDYHKTFENYRQAKSLLFAQLGNSYDQQSLKTAILNADDEVSKYFAHVTPARVLTYGIDQPADVRAVSIRVTSAGTSFSVQSFTGVATVNMKLMGKFNVYNALAAIAATLVEGVPLAAIIKSLEEIPGVDGRFEPVSLGQDYAVIVDYSHTPDSLENALITAKEFVTGQLICVAGCGGNRDRTKRPIMAQIATKYADYSVLTSDNPRFEEPEAILADMVGGLQDVDQKRFTTIVNRREAILHAISQAKPGDCVLIAGKGHETYQESKGEIFPFDDREVAKEAIHEQKRK from the coding sequence ATGTTGTTAAGGGAGTTACTTGCTCCTTTGCTAGTCAGTCATATAAAAGGTGATGACCAAGTAGTTATCACTGGAATAACGGCTGACTCGCGTAATGTTAAGCCCGGGGACTTATTCATCTGTCTGTCTGGTTTTACTGTAGACGGTCATGAATTTGCGGCCCAAGCGGTGGAAAAGGGAGCAATCGCCATTATTGCTGAGCATGAAATCGAGGTGGACAAAACAGTTGTCATCGTACCAGATTCAAGGCGGGCAATGGCATTCTTAGCTGATCGGTTTTTCGGCTCTCCATCACAGAAGCTAAAGCTGATTGGGGTTACAGGAACCAATGGAAAGACGACGACGACACATTTGATTGATAAAATCCTAACAGACCAACAGAAAAAGACGGGCTTGATTGGAACGATTCACATGCGTATTGGGGATCAGATTGAGAAGGTGAAAAATACGACACCAGATATTATTGATCTACAATCTAGTTTCCGCCGAATGTTGGATATTCATACGGATTATGGCATTATGGAAGTTTCCTCACACGCTCTTGATATGGGACGTGTACATGGCTGTGACTATCATACAGCGATTTTTACGAACATGACGCAAGATCATTTAGATTATCATAAGACATTTGAAAACTATCGTCAGGCAAAATCTCTGTTGTTTGCCCAATTAGGAAATAGCTATGATCAACAATCGTTGAAAACAGCGATCCTGAATGCAGATGATGAGGTGTCGAAGTATTTTGCTCATGTAACACCAGCTCGTGTGCTTACATATGGAATAGATCAACCAGCGGATGTGAGGGCTGTTTCTATTCGTGTTACATCTGCTGGAACTAGCTTTTCCGTGCAGAGTTTTACCGGAGTGGCAACAGTAAATATGAAATTAATGGGCAAGTTTAATGTATATAATGCATTAGCAGCTATTGCGGCTACCCTTGTTGAAGGAGTTCCACTGGCGGCTATTATCAAAAGCTTAGAAGAAATTCCAGGGGTAGACGGACGTTTTGAACCAGTGTCGCTTGGACAGGATTATGCTGTAATTGTAGACTATTCCCATACGCCGGACAGCTTAGAAAATGCACTGATTACAGCAAAAGAATTTGTAACAGGGCAACTGATCTGTGTGGCAGGCTGTGGTGGAAATCGCGATCGTACGAAACGTCCAATTATGGCTCAGATCGCAACGAAATACGCTGATTATAGCGTCTTAACTTCAGATAATCCTCGTTTTGAGGAGCCAGAAGCCATCTTGGCTGATATGGTAGGTGGATTACAGGACGTCGATCAAAAACGCTTCACTACAATTGTGAATCGACGCGAAGCCATTTTGCATGCTATTTCGCAAGCAAAACCTGGGGACTGTGTTCTAATAGCAGGGAAAGGGCACGAAACCTATCAAGAAAGTAAAGGTGAGATCTTTCCGTTTGATGATCGGGAAGTAGCAAAGGAAGCTATCCATGAACAGAAAAGAAAGTAA
- a CDS encoding stage V sporulation protein D, which produces MRVSNVTVRRRIFIALVVGIFLFMAMVSRLGYIQLVQGQWLQDEANDLWSRNVKFEAKRGNIKDRHGEDLVKNTTVPSVMAIPAQIKNPEETAKRLAIILGQSEQKILTEISKRSQMIVRVPGGRKISQEKAKEIQALALPGVKVADDSKRFYPNGSFLAQVLGFTGIDNQGLTGLEKMYDKILTGTPGHVSFPADAGGRAMPGHAEKYVSPVNGMDMYLTIDKQIQTFMERELDQAMVAYQPDDILSIAMNPKTGEILGMGSRPTYNPDRYLEFAPDIYNRNLPIWKTYEPGSTFKIVTLAASLNEKVVDLKESFFDPGHINVAGTFLRCWKRQGHGSETMLEVVENSCNPGFVAMGQRLGKERLFEYIKNFGFGQKTGVDLIGESNGILFKLNRVGPVELGTTSFGQGVSVTPIQQMAAVSATINGGKLMKPYIAKEWRDSVTHDIIARTVPTQVRQVISEETSKQVRSALESVVSRGTGHNAYIEGYRVGGKTGTAQKSVNGRYAANEYIVSFIGFAPADDPQILVYVAVDNPKAQAFGGTIAAPVVKNVLESSLPYLNIEKRPSDIEREIAYGDKKYVEVPNLIGMAIKEIANSYYTMPLEVSGKGTHVIKQSPKPGIKVEEGSKIRVYLGDKTAN; this is translated from the coding sequence GCGGGTTTCCAATGTTACCGTGCGTCGGCGCATATTCATCGCACTCGTGGTGGGAATATTCTTGTTTATGGCTATGGTTTCTCGGCTGGGCTATATCCAGTTAGTTCAAGGACAATGGTTGCAGGATGAAGCCAATGACCTATGGAGCCGCAATGTAAAATTCGAAGCAAAACGCGGTAATATCAAAGACCGACATGGTGAGGATTTGGTGAAAAATACAACGGTTCCCTCCGTGATGGCCATACCGGCACAAATAAAAAATCCTGAAGAGACAGCTAAGAGGCTCGCAATTATTTTAGGGCAGTCAGAGCAAAAGATACTAACTGAAATTAGCAAACGTTCTCAAATGATTGTACGGGTTCCTGGAGGACGCAAGATTTCACAGGAAAAGGCTAAGGAAATACAAGCTCTTGCCCTGCCAGGAGTAAAAGTAGCAGACGACTCCAAGCGTTTCTATCCAAATGGTTCGTTCTTAGCACAGGTACTCGGTTTTACTGGTATTGATAATCAAGGTCTAACTGGATTGGAAAAGATGTATGATAAAATATTGACGGGAACACCAGGCCATGTATCTTTTCCTGCTGATGCGGGTGGGCGAGCTATGCCTGGACACGCGGAGAAGTACGTGTCTCCAGTAAACGGCATGGATATGTACCTAACCATTGATAAACAGATTCAGACCTTTATGGAGCGTGAGCTTGATCAGGCGATGGTTGCGTATCAGCCAGATGATATTCTGTCAATAGCGATGAATCCGAAAACGGGCGAGATTTTAGGAATGGGGAGTAGACCTACCTATAATCCAGATCGCTACCTAGAGTTTGCACCAGATATTTATAATCGTAATTTGCCGATTTGGAAAACGTACGAACCGGGTTCTACATTTAAAATTGTTACATTAGCAGCTTCCCTAAATGAAAAAGTTGTTGATTTAAAAGAAAGCTTTTTTGATCCGGGTCATATAAATGTAGCTGGAACATTCTTACGTTGCTGGAAGCGGCAAGGACATGGTTCCGAAACGATGTTAGAAGTAGTAGAGAACTCCTGTAACCCTGGGTTTGTGGCAATGGGACAACGTCTTGGAAAAGAAAGGCTGTTTGAATATATCAAAAATTTTGGGTTCGGTCAAAAAACTGGCGTTGATTTAATCGGGGAATCGAATGGCATTCTGTTTAAATTAAATCGTGTTGGACCCGTCGAATTAGGCACGACTTCATTTGGGCAGGGGGTATCGGTAACACCGATTCAACAGATGGCAGCAGTCTCGGCCACAATCAATGGTGGTAAGCTAATGAAGCCTTACATTGCCAAAGAGTGGAGGGATAGTGTTACACACGACATTATCGCTCGCACAGTGCCCACTCAGGTGCGTCAGGTTATTTCCGAGGAAACATCTAAGCAGGTGCGCAGTGCATTGGAAAGCGTTGTTTCCCGTGGAACAGGGCATAATGCATATATTGAAGGCTATCGGGTTGGGGGAAAAACGGGTACTGCCCAAAAATCCGTCAATGGACGTTATGCAGCTAATGAATACATCGTATCATTTATTGGATTTGCTCCGGCAGATGACCCACAGATTCTCGTGTATGTAGCTGTTGATAATCCAAAAGCACAGGCATTTGGAGGTACGATCGCAGCTCCTGTTGTCAAAAATGTGTTAGAATCCAGTCTGCCTTACCTTAATATAGAGAAACGCCCTAGCGATATTGAGCGTGAGATTGCATACGGTGATAAAAAGTATGTTGAGGTACCTAATTTAATAGGAATGGCCATAAAAGAAATTGCAAATTCATACTATACGATGCCTTTAGAGGTTTCCGGTAAGGGAACTCATGTGATAAAACAGTCTCCAAAACCGGGGATAAAGGTGGAAGAAGGCTCAAAAATTCGCGTCTACCTTGGTGACAAAACGGCCAATTAG